In Silurus meridionalis isolate SWU-2019-XX chromosome 29, ASM1480568v1, whole genome shotgun sequence, one DNA window encodes the following:
- the rpa3 gene encoding replication protein A 14 kDa subunit — protein sequence MSGVYEASKPRINASMLPQFASRPVCFIGRVEKVHPTGKSFTLTDGEGKNASVELNDPLEEELSGIVEVLGMVSNKGTIMAAAYHVFREEKGISFDLELYNEALKVINDFPQFYPFK from the exons ATGTCGGGTGTATACGAGGCTTCGAAACCCAGGATTAACGCGTCGATGCTCCCACAGTTCGCCAGCAGGCCGGTGTGCTTTATAGGGCGCGTGGAGAAG GTGCATCCGACAGGCAAATCGTTCACGTTGACGGACGGCGAGGGAAAGAACGCGTCCGTGGAGCTTAACGATCCG CTGGAGGAAGAGTTGAGTGGAATAGTGGAAGTTCTCGGAATGGTGTCGAACAAAGGAACCATCATGGCTGCAGCGTACCACGTGTTCAGGGAGGAGAAAGGAATTTCATTCG aTTTGGAGCTGTACAACGAGGCCCTGAAAGTCATTAACGATTTCCCGCAATTTTACCCCTTCAAGTAA